From Woronichinia naegeliana WA131, the proteins below share one genomic window:
- a CDS encoding Uma2 family endonuclease, whose protein sequence is MTSLQVKPRTDSWVLATWDDYINQLNDPIYQQAKGYYYKGHMRIEMSPVSFDHGQDHVIIIFAVNLFVALKQIPATGLDTTTFRKIGVRECQPDVAYYLGENAKTIPSGTGIVNLDQYPSPNLAIEIARSSLLDDLGTKRSLYEELGVNEYWVVDVQEAQLLAYSMMNQGSQRIQVSQVLPKLEVAVLEEALQRSRQTNQAEVGAWLLSQFQ, encoded by the coding sequence ATGACCAGTTTACAAGTTAAACCCCGCACAGATTCTTGGGTTTTGGCGACCTGGGATGATTATATTAATCAGTTAAATGATCCGATTTATCAACAAGCCAAGGGCTACTATTATAAAGGACATATGAGGATTGAGATGTCACCCGTTAGCTTTGATCATGGTCAGGATCATGTAATTATTATTTTTGCTGTGAATTTATTTGTTGCGCTGAAACAAATTCCTGCGACGGGTTTAGATACAACGACTTTTCGTAAAATAGGTGTGCGAGAATGTCAGCCTGATGTAGCTTATTATTTGGGGGAAAATGCTAAAACCATTCCATCGGGAACAGGGATCGTGAATTTGGATCAATATCCTTCGCCTAATTTAGCGATTGAAATTGCACGATCTTCGTTGTTAGATGACTTGGGGACAAAACGCTCTTTATATGAAGAGTTAGGGGTTAATGAATATTGGGTAGTGGATGTTCAAGAGGCTCAATTGTTGGCTTATTCGATGATGAATCAGGGCAGTCAACGGATTCAGGTTTCTCAAGTTTTGCCTAAATTGGAAGTTGCTGTTTTAGAGGAGGCTTTACAGCGTAGTCGCCAAACGAATCAAGCCGAGGTTGGGGCTTGGTTGTTATCTCAGTTTCAGTAA